In Spodoptera frugiperda isolate SF20-4 chromosome 28, AGI-APGP_CSIRO_Sfru_2.0, whole genome shotgun sequence, one genomic interval encodes:
- the LOC118265370 gene encoding U4/U6.U5 tri-snRNP-associated protein 1 — protein sequence MGSKKHKKESKKKKHRSRSRSPLENEEVQRDRTERKKHRKHKDRKRDRSPDVEEVPVDSHLGKDPAARSHSRSSSVERDRRARELNRKEKDEENHREKSSESEANTFIPARSVDRSQSPPSTSGGGAQESLSIEETNKLRAKLGLKPLEQNEKPADDGKIKDDLGEFYHKPAANLAQQKKSEKIREKLQVHKEKRKIEQKLQTTLLAEESDDDDAAAWVKRSREIDKQKREAAKRAAMLDEMDAVFGVSALVEQEAAESRQRSYTHNQLKGLRVAHDIDAISEEREVVLTLADKEVLAEDSEDVLVNVNIVDDERTKKNLLEAKKAKAGYRAYDDEADLEAAALGFERPVLAKYDEEINKGKEAKTKGFFIGDEDVLEAKKFRDMMRQERLQGGGDKRLESLQLPALQLASDYMDEHELQAKFKKTKRKGKIRKKPKQEPIDVEDYDAANAPLDTDDTEVKTELLSQPLAVDEDEAEPDTELQAALARARRLRQAETAQEAHYKLPKVEEILERVKEEEPQEAEGSAMVLDATAEFCRTLGDIPTYGLAGNRDHHAEIMDFERPDMEVEPEPDAPGAWSRVDVQSDKPADLAAGSHVGLEAEPRLGAGVWGALQLALSKGYLERAGAAPQPASAAKHLLTARHYSIEDKTYGEDDKYGRRERGGHSGPLQDFREKNNFRPNIKLEYVDDDGRPLCPKEAFRYLSHKFHGKGPGKNKQEKRIKKAVQEGLMKKMSSTDTPLGTLQMLQDKQRETQSPYIVLSGLKRDSTN from the exons ATGGGTTCCAAAAAACATAAGAAGGAATCGAAGAAGAAGAAGCACAGGAGTCGGTCTCGTTCCCCACTGGAAAACGAGGAGGTTCAACGTGATCGTACGGAACGCAAAAAGCATCGGAAACATAAAGATCGCAAGCGAGACCGCTCCCCGGACG TTGAGGAGGTGCCGGTGGACTCCCACCTCGGCAAGGACCCCGCCGCGCGCTCCCACAGCCGCAGCAGCAGTGTAGAACGTGACAGACGAGCCAGGGAACTAAACCGCAAAGAGAAAGATGAAGAGAACCACAG gGAGAAGAGTTCAGAGAGTGAAGCGAACACGTTCATACCAGCTCGCTCGGTGGACCGGTCGCAGTCCCCGCCCTCCaccagcggcggcggcgcgcaggAGAGCCTGTCCATTGAGGAGACCAATAAGTTGCGAGCTAAACTTGGACTGAAGCCACTGGAACAGAATGAAAAACCTGCAG ATGATGGCAAAATAAAGGATGACCTGGGCGAGTTTTACCACAAGCCAGCCGCCAACCTTGCACAGCAGAAGAAATCAGAGAAAATACGAGAGAAACTTCAAGTGCACAAGGAGAAGAGGAAGATTGAACAAAA GCTACAGACTACGCTCCTGGCAGAGGAATCAGACGATGACGACGCGGCTGCTTGGGTGAAGCGCTCGCGAGAGATTGACAAACAGAAACGTGAAGCTGCTAAAAGG GCGGCCATGCTGGACGAGATGGACGCCGTGTTCGGGGTGTCGGCGCTGGTGGAGCAGGAGGCGGCGGAGTCCCGCCAGCGCTCCTACACGCACAACCAGCTCAAGGGGCTCCGGGTCGCACACGACATCGACGCC ATAAGCGAGGAGCGTGAGGTGGTGCTGACGCTGGCGGACAAGGAGGTGCTGGCCGAGGACTCGGAGGATGTACTCGTCAACGTCAACATCGTCGACGACGAGAGGACCAAGAAG AATCTATTGGAAGCAAAGAAAGCGAAGGCCGGTTACCGCGCGTACGACGACGAGGCGGACCTGGAAGCTGCAGCGCTGGGCTTCGAGCGGCCCGTGCTGGCCAAGTATGACGAGGAGATCAACAAGGGGAAGGAAGCCAAGACCAAGGGCTTCTTCATCGGAGACGAGGACGTGCTCGAGGCTAAGAAGTTCAGGGATATGATG CGCCAGGAGCGTCTCCAAGGTGGCGGCGACAAGCGACTGGAGAGCTTGCAGCTCCCTGCGCTGCAACTGGCCTCCGACTATATGGACGAGCATGAGTTGCAGGCCAAGTTCAAGAAGACCAAGAGAAAG GGCAAGATACGCAAGAAGCCAAAACAGGAACCTATCGACGTGGAGGACTACGACGCGGCCAACGCACCGCTCGATACGGACGACACAG AAGTGAAGACGGAGCTGCTGTCGCAGCCGCTGGCCGTGGACGAGGACGAGGCCGAGCCCGACACCGAGCTGCAGGCCGCGCTGGCCCGCGCGCGACGCCTGCGCCAGGCCGAGACCGCGCAGGAGGCCCACTACAAACTGCCCAAG GTAGAAGAGATCTTGGAGCGTGTGAAGGAGGAGGAGCCTCAGGAGGCGGAGGGCAGCGCCATGGTACTGGACGCCACTGCAGAGTTCTGCCGCACTCTCGGGGACATACCCACGTACGGCCTGGCAGGGAACAGGGACCACCACGCCGAGATCATG GACTTCGAGCGGCCCGACATGGAGGTGGAGCCCGAGCCCGACGCGCCCGGCGCCTGGAGCCGCGTCGATGTACAGTCCGACAAGCCCGCAGACCTCGCCGCCG GGTCCCACGTGGGTCTGGAGGCGGAGCCCCGGCTGGGTGCTGGAGTATGGGGCGCGCTGCAGCTCGCGCTCAGCAAGGGGTACCTGGAGCGCGCGGGGGCTGCGCCCCAGCCTGCCTCCGCCGCCAAACATCTGCTCACCGCCAGGCATTACTCCATCGAGGACAAGACCTACGG TGAGGACGACAAGTACGGGCGCCGCGAGCGCGGCGGCCACTCGGGCCCGCTGCAAGACTTCCGCGAGAAGAACAACTTCCGACCGAACATCAAGCTGGAGTACGTGGACGACGACGGACGACCGCTCTGTCCCAAGGAGGCATTCCGGTACCTCTCGCACAAGTTCCACGGGAAGGGACCCGGCAAGAACAAGCAGGAGAAGAGGATCAAGAAAGCCGTGCAAGAAGGG CTGATGAAGAAGATGAGCTCGACGGACACCCCGCTGGGCACGCTGCAGATGCTGCAGGACAAGCAGCGCGAGACGCAGTCCCCGTACATCGTGCTCAGCGGACTCAAGCGGGACTCCACCAACTGA
- the LOC118265367 gene encoding uncharacterized protein LOC118265367 yields the protein MYTDEERAGSRVMHPMPPEFVTFVPYACYQLQSPFEVRVNVEWQDQYCGLEEKKKGKRTGQSQRHLAHTATRRALAEPSASGLELGQVPTTHKLAAEEGVVVVHAVMDFAGNLMEIAFRRCVTIPRMLIQVMGWSVPHHDLLSRLTIRWAALDAIALYEFSKFLSNVNLTEICLDDSPVKGRNYEVLLAGPSRLRYLSLARCSLDDADVASLASHLEHPRPAAATLAVLLLAANRIGDAGAAALAHALRTNRTLRCLNLAGNAISDVGAITIFNTLMEFPLTADEILKKRSRVLDFLKMKSELYERCVRQLVLDKSHDEIRSNKRRMTVRPSTRRNSMRATHSNNALLQKAEAMATELMGVFTDPFSIEQTVTRSGYTYCIGNTSLCWLSLAYNNLEYSSLGALYEVLAHQHWLGARATPGLLQVNVDGNQLPVDCDHLFLIEDLLDKARCSKTKTIKQVIEKLRPGRVRSLS from the exons ATGTATACCGACGAGGAGCGCGCGGGCTCCCGCGTGATGCACCCCATGCCGCCAGAGTTCGTCACCTTCGTACCGTACGCGTGTTACCAGCTCCAATCCCCCTTCGAAGTCAGAGTCAACGTGGAATGGCAAG ACCAATACTGCGGTTTAGAGGAAAAAAAGAAGGGTAAACGAACGGGGCAGTCTCAGCGCCACCTCGCACACACGGCCACGCGGCGCGCGCTGGCCGAGCCGTCGGCCTCCGGCCTGGAACTGGGCCAAGTCCCCACCACGCACAAGTTGGCGGCGGAGGAAGGCGTGGTAGTGGTGCACGCTGTCATGGACTTCGCGGGGAACCTGATGGAGATCGCGTTCCGGCGATGCGTCACTATCCCGCGCATGCTCATCCAGGTGATGGGCTGGAGCGTGCCTCACCACGACTTGTTGTCCAGACTGACAATCCGCTGGGCAGCACTAGATGCAATAGCATTGTACGAATTCTCAAAGTTCTTGAGCAACGTGAATCTCACCGAGATTTGCCTAGACGACTCGCCCGTGAAGGGGCGCAACTACGAGGTGCTGTTGGCCGGCCCCAGCCGCCTGCGCTACCTGTCGCTGGCGCGCTGCAGCCTGGACGACGCGGACGTGGCGAGCCTGGCCAGCCACCTGGAGCACCCGCggcccgccgccgccacgctgGCCGTGCTGCTGCTGGCCGCCAACCGCATCGGGGACGCCGGCGCCGCCGCGCTGGCCCACGCGCTGCGCACCAACCGCACCCTGCGGTGCCTCAACCTGGCGGGCAACGCTATCTCCGACGTGGGAGCCATTACTATATTTAACACTCTCATGGAATTTCCTTTGACGGCCGACGAAATTTTAAAAAAGAGATCGCGAGTCCTCGATTTTCTAAAAATGAAGAGCGAGCTGTACGAGAGATGCGTGAGACAGTTGGTTCTGGATAAAAGTCACGACGAAATTCGGTCGAACAAGCGGCGGATGACAGTACGTCCCTCAACGAGAAGGAACAGCATGAGGGCGACGCATTCCAACAACGCCCTGCTCCAGAAGGCGGAGGCCATGGCTACCGAGCTGATGGGCGTGTTCACAGACCCCTTCAGCATCGAGCAGACGGTGACCCGCAGCGGCTACACGTACTGCATCGGCAACACTAGTCTGTGCTGGCTCAGCCTGGCCTACAACAACCTGGAGTACTCCAGCCTGGGCGCGCTGTACGAGGTGCTGGCGCACCAGCACTGGCTGGGCGCGCGCGCCACGCCCGGCCTGCTGCAGGTCAACGTCGACGGGAACCAGCTGCCCGTGGACTGCGACCACTTGTTTCTCATTGAAGATTTATTGGACAAGGCTCGGTGCTcgaaaactaaaacaattaaacaagTTATCGAAAAGCTCCGCCCTGGTCGTGTCCGATCTCTCagttag
- the LOC118265211 gene encoding WD repeat-containing protein on Y chromosome, which translates to MSHELEVEMRSQSISMLSDLGSTSAARARWRNAALHERCDMNDMRNIKAAFQVSFNNKMTPIEFRDLLKNLLDVDYDDEVFNIMFMKINTSRTGEIDWDELVSHLILGYLGNDSENQRESLQPPIMGLPVIMRSEHRHPISRICFCPDVDKDRCTDPMQGMYITVSRDGKVNWWSLDMKLLRTAYSSSPHLRVRTTWVTDMVCMPDVNIIVTSSTERDLRFYDSTAKNFTLKIIITSWEYMICTMHYHFNKDVKEQCILVCGDVGGNVRLLLFSPILRGPFQSQAGVATISLRHVDLQKRPYTLPGLRLVELGRVHGEWVRQVSYYVSLHCVVSCATCSDSLLMCDVHGSKTHNMFRVDKGIQCFAFDEEAHILVTGGPDCVVRVWNPFVPAKANVLFVGHHAAVTCIVLQNKGQTIYSLSRDRTIKVWDVLSHACVQTYIDIPAVVGERTPISAVYNPATREFILACMRIAVIVLDEQLNPLHTDGFTHARAVSAILYNPLFKIIITLGMDSIIINWNPITGKRNVLIRDAHVRVVHGEVIPVEITAACFDPGYQLLLTGARNGELKVWNFNTGSCLRELSIEHMCEVTSCFWVEGRILAIGWNRHVVEFDDTGMVDSGKTWETRHTDDVMAAAVRPPLSLATASYNSELVLWKLETGQPYRRFLCTEPTLRIKMVYNKRDLVRPPAVAATEKMSQKNTRGTLRKPAGPTCIRDPCKQVYEQNMRQLAVHAMVFLETRPHHSQVASLMLSLENGKIQGWSDHSAGGYQGSFHAVHSEGDYVSCLATDVANEFLFTGNTRGYIKVWLMTNYFTNTTEHINMPRLRLMFPFLWRDRIEGRAKRSVRDQPKPLLLNSYRAHLRCVTVVEYVDELKLLYTGSSDYSVRVWRLSGEYLQTLGSFLPWTLEVPRFPPDVRKVASFTTFKVWRSGHVSRYVPGQKVVDKLRDITEHELQTKTFGQAPDEPLLGKYYALPVRPERQDKIVLDDSMVTVPLFAHLRMASTQPVRRPPTPELVRQTRLKHQLKKAQHHPQTQFHIDGPSHNSSITAHNSSITAQPTKRVSLQAQEETPDP; encoded by the exons ATGTCGCACGAACTGGAAGTGGAGATGCGGTCCCAAAGTATATCGATGTTGTCGGACCTGGGCAGCACCAGTGCCGCGCGGGCTCGGTGGCGCAACGCAGCGCTGCACGAGCGGTGCGACATGAACGACATGAGGAATATAAAGGCGGCCTTCCAAGTATCATTCAATAACAAAATGACTCCCATCGAGTTCAGGGACCTACTGAAAAATCTCCTGGACGTGGATTATGACGACGAAGtgtttaatataatgtttatgaAG ATAAACACCAGTCGCACTGGTGAGATCGACTGGGACGAGCTGGTGTCACACCTGATCCTCGGTTACCTGGGAAACGACTCAGAGAACCAGCGGGAGTCCTTGCAGCCGCCCATCATGGGGCTGCCTGTCATCATGCGCTCGGAGCACAGGCACCCCATATCTAGGATATGCTTCTGTCCCGACGTCGACAAG GATCGCTGCACGGACCCGATGCAGGGCATGTACATTACCGTGAGCCGCGACGGCAAGGTTAACTGGTGGTCTCTGGACATGAAGCTGCTGAGGACTGCCTACTCCTCGAGCC CGCATCTGAGAGTCCGCACAACATGGGTGACGGACATGGTGTGCATGCCCGACGTGAACATCATCGTCACCAGCTCCACCGAGAGAGACCTGCGCTTCTACGACTCCACCGCGAAGAATTTcactttgaaaataataatcactaGCTGGGAGTATATG ATCTGTACGATGCATTACCATTTTAACAAAGACGTAAAGGAGCAATGCATATTGGTGTGTGGCGACGTGGGGGGGAACGTGCGGTTGCTGCTGTTCTCGCCCATCCTACGAGGGCCCTTCCAGAGCCAAGCTGGTGTAGCAACGATATCGCTGCGACATGTGGATTTGCAGAAACGG ccTTATACGTTACCGGGCCTACGCCTCGTCGAGTTAGGCCGCGTGCACGGAGAGTGGGTGCGGCAGGTGTCGTACTACGTATCGCTGCACTGCGTGGTCTCCTGCGCCACCTGCAGCGACTCGCTGCTCATGTGCGACGTCCACGGCTCCAAGACACACAACATGTTTAGGGTAGATAAG GGGATTCAATGTTTCGCATTTGATGAGGAGGCACACATATTGGTGACGGGAGGGCCGGACTGTGTGGTCCGGGTGTGGAACCCCTTCGTACCAGCCAAAGCCAACGTGTTGTTCGTGGGGCACCACGCTGCCGTGACCTGCATAGTGCTGCAGAACAAGGGGCAGACCATCTACTCGCTGTCACGTGATAGAACTATTAAAGTGTGGGATGTCCTTAGCCACGCGTGCGTTCAG ACGTACATCGACATTCCTGCTGTCGTGGGCGAGCGTACGCCTATATCAGCGGTGTACAACCCCGCCACCCGCGAATTCATCCTGGCCTGCATGAGAATAGCCGTCATAGTGCTGGATGAGCAACTGAACCCGCTGCACACCGACGGGTTCACGCACGCGCGGGCTGTGTCAGCAATCCTCTACAATCCGCTGTTCAAAATTATCATCACACTCGGCATGGACAGCATTATAATCAACTGGAATCCAATAACAG GGAAACGTAACGTATTGATCCGTGACGCGCACGTGCGCGTCGTGCATGGCGAGGTGATTCCGGTGGAAATCACCGCCGCCTGCTTCGATCCAGGATACCAACTGCTGCTCACAGGAGCCAGGAATGGCGAGCTCAAG GTGTGGAACTTCAACACCGGTTCATGCTTGCGAGAATTGTCCATTGAGCACATGTGCGAAGTGACCAGCTGTTTTTGGGTGGAGGGAAG GATCCTGGCCATCGGTTGGAATCGTCACGTAGTAGAGTTCGACGACACGGGCATGGTGGACAGCGGCAAGACGTGGGAGACGCGGCACACGGACGACGTGATGGCTGCGGCGGTGCGGCCGCCGCTGTCGCTCGCCACCGCCAGCTACAACTCCGAGCTGGTGCTGTGGAAGCTGGAGACTGGCCAGCCCTACAG GCGGTTCTTGTGCACGGAGCCTACGTTACGCATCAAGATGGTATACAACAAGCGAGACCTCGTCAGGCCGCCCGCTGTGGCCGCCACAGAGAAGATGTCGCAGAAGAACACACGCGGTACATTACGTAAACCAGCAGG ACCGACTTGCATTCGTGACCCATGTAAACAAGTCTACGAACAGAATATGCGCCAACTCGCCGTGCACGCCATGGTCTTCCTAGAGACCCGACCGCACCATTCACAAGTCG CATCACTAATGCTCTCCCTGGAGAATGGCAAGATACAGGGTTGGTCGGACCACTCGGCGGGCGGGTACCAAGGATCCTTCCATGCCGTCCACTCGGAGGGCGACTACGTGTCCTGTCTGGCCACTGACGTCGCCAACGAGTTCCTGTTCACCGGCAACACGCGGGGGTATATTAAAGTGTGGCTGATGACCAACTACTTCACCAATACAACG GAGCACATCAACATGCCGCGGCTGCGCCTGATGTTCCCGTTCCTGTGGCGGGACCGCATCGAGGGCCGCGCCAAGCGCAGTGTGCGCGACCAGCCCAAGCCGCTGCTGCTGAACAGCTACCGCGCACACCTCCGCTGCGTTACTGTTGTCGAATACGTCGACGAGCTTAAACTTCTTTATAC CGGCAGTTCAGACTACAGCGTCCGAGTGTGGCGTCTGTCAGGCGAGTACTTGCAGACACTAGGCAGCTTCCTGCCGTGGACCCTGGAGGTACCGCGGTTCCCGCCCGATGTGAGGAAGGTCGCCAGCTTCACCACGTTCAAG GTGTGGCGCAGCGGCCACGTGTCGCGCTACGTGCCGGGGCAGAAGGTGGTGGACAAGCTGCGCGACATCACAGAGCACGAGCTGCAGACCAAGACCTTCGGCCAGGCACCCGACGAGCCGTTGCTTGGGAAGTACTACGCTCTGCCGGTCAGACCTGAGCGACAAGATAAGATCGTACTGGACGACTCAATGGTTACG GTTCCGTTGTTTGCCCACCTGCGTATGGCGTCCACGCAGCCAGTGCGGCGCCCGCCGACCCCAGAGTTGGTTCGCCAGACTCGACTGAAGCACCAGTTGAAGAAGGCGCAGCACCATCCGCAGACGCAGTTTCACATTGACGGCCCGTCACATAATTCATCAATCACGGCACATAATTCATCAATCACGGCACAGCCAACAAAACGCGTGTCGCTGCAAGCCCAAGAGGAAACCCCCGACCCGTAA
- the LOC118265210 gene encoding WD repeat-containing protein on Y chromosome-like, whose translation MEGEIMKSNVSSTYSEGSPTAMTRLAAVYRNVPLHDKCSIEDMLKMREAFSQAFNNQMMPLEFRDTLKSLLNVEYDDEEFNILFLKMNTSRTGFVDWDELVSHLILGYFGNDAENQRESLQPPIMGLPVIMRSEHRHPISRICFCPDVDKDRKKDPMQGMYITASRDGMVNWWSLDMKLLRTAFSSSPHLKVRTTWVTDMVCMPDVNIIVTSSTERDLRFYDCIAKTFTLKIIITSWDYMICTMYYRFSTDINENCMLVCGDVGGNVRVLLFSPVLRGPFRNEAGRALISLRHVDLQRRPKMLPELRLVDLGRMHGEWVRQVSYYESLHCVVSCATCSDSLLMCDISGSKTHNMFRVDKGIQCFAFEEQKHVLVTGGPDCAVRVWNPFVPAKANVLFVGHHAAVTCIVLENKGQTIYSLSRDRTIKVWDIPSQTCIQTYIDIPAVVGERSPISAVYNPATREFVLACIKIAVVVLDEQLNPLHTDGNTHARAVSRILYNPLFKVIISCGMDSIIINWNPVTGKRNVLIRDAHVRHMHGEQVPVEITAACFDPGYQLLLTGARTGELKVWNFNTGACMRVMTIQHMCEVTDCFWVEGRILAVGWNKHLIEFEDSGMAMHGKSWEIRHTDDVLASAVRPPLSLATSSYNSELVLWKLETGQPYRRFSCTEPTLRIKMHFSKRDSTKPLTADKLEMKSKRQTPQRRLGTSRDNVDPTAAIKKATERRISAGVTMSGREQSMRLLAVHAMIFLETRPQHAHVASLMLSLENGKIQGWSDHSAGGYQGSFHAVHSEGDYVSCLATDIDNEFLFTGTTLGYIKVWLMTNYLTNTTVHINMPRLRLMFPFLWRDRIEGRAKRSVRDQPKPLLLNSYRAHLRCVTSIAYMDELKLFFSGSSDYSVRVWRLSGEYLQTLGSFLPWSLEVPRFPPDVRKIASFTTFKVWRSGHVSRYVPGQKVVDKLRDITEQELKTKTYGQAPDEPLLGHYFSLPRRPDPIDIIKLDTSLNTIPLYAHLRMASTQPVRRPPTPELVRETRLKQAKTKRTHFGSSATTQGPLQPAAQPTPASDNSSKTEEKRTSNNVRNSQ comes from the exons ATGGAGGGTGAAATAATGAAGTCTAATGTGTCGTCGACGTACTCGGAGGGCAGCCCGACCGCGATGACTCGGCTGGCCGCCGTGTACCGCAACGTGCCGCTGCACGACAAGTGCTCCATTGAAGACATGCTCAAGATGAGGGAGGCCTTCAGCCAGGCCTTCAACAACCAAATGATGCCGCTCGAGTTCCGGGACACGCTCAAGTCTCTGCTAAATGTGGAGTACGACGATGAGGAATTCAATATACTTTTcttaaaa ATGAACACAAGTCGTACGGGCTTCGTCGACTGGGACGAGTTAGTGTCACACCTGATCCTCGGTTACTTCGGAAACGACGCGGAAAACCAGCGGGAGTCCTTGCAGCCGCCCATCATGGGGCTGCCCGTCATCATGCGCTCGGAGCACAGGCACCCGATATCTAGGATATGCTTCTGTCCCGACGTCGATAAG GACCGAAAAAAGGATCCGATGCAGGGCATGTACATAACGGCGAGCCGCGACGGCATGGTCAACTGGTGGTCTCTGGACATGAAGCTGCTGAGGACTGCCTTCTCCTCGAGCC CGCATCTGAAAGTCCGCACAACATGGGTGACGGACATGGTGTGCATGCCCGACGTGAACATCATCGTCACCAGCTCCACCGAGAGAGACCTGCGCTTCTACGACTGCATTGctaaaactttcacattaaaaattattatcacCAGCTGGGATTATATG ATCTGCACAATGTATTATCGCTTCAGTACAGACATTAATGAAAACTGCATGTTAGTCTGCGGAGACGTGGGGGGCAACGTGCGGGTGCTGCTGTTCTCGCCAGTTCTACGGGGACCCTTCAGGAATGAGGCTGGTCGAGCGTTAATATCATTGCGACACGTGGATCTGCAAAGACGG CCTAAGATGCTTCCAGAGCTGCGGTTAGTAGATCTAGGGCGTATGCACGGAGAGTGGGTGCGGCAGGTGTCGTACTACGAGTCGCTGCACTGCGTGGTCTCCTGCGCCACCTGCAGCGACTCGCTCCTCATGTGCGATATATCCGGCTCCAAGACACACAACATGTTTAGAGTAGATAAG GGTATTCAATGCTTCGCATTTGAAGAACAGAAACACGTGTTGGTGACGGGAGGTCCTGACTGTGCGGTCCGGGTGTGGAACCCGTTCGTGCCGGCCAAAGCCAACGTGTTGTTCGTGGGACACCACGCTGCCGTCACCTGCATAGTACTGGAGAACAAAGGGCAGACCATCTACTCGCTATCGCGTGATAGAACTATCAAAGTGTGGGATATACCGAGTCAAACGTGCATTCAG ACGTACATCGACATCCCAGCTGTGGTAGGTGAGCGGTCGCCGATATCTGCGGTGTACAATCCTGCCACCAGGGAATTCGTCCTGGCTTGCATAAAGATAGCTGTCGTAGTGCTGGACGAGCAGCTGAACCCGCTGCACACCGACGGCAACACCCACGCTCGAGCAGTCTCCAGGATCCTATACAATCCGCTGTTCAAAGTGATTATTTCGTGCGGCATGGACAGCATCATCATCAACTGGAATCCGGTTACAG GTAAACGCAACGTGCTGATCCGCGACGCGCACGTGCGCCACATGCACGGCGAACAGGTCCCGGTGGAGATTACTGCCGCCTGCTTCGACCCTGGCTACCAGTTGCTGCTGACAGGCGCCAGAACCGGAGAACTTAAG GTGTGGAATTTCAACACTGGGGCTTGCATGAGAGTGATGACCATCCAGCACATGTGCGAAGTCACCGACTGCTTCTGGGTGGAGGGCAG AATTCTAGCAGTAGGTTGGAACAAGCACCTGATAGAATTCGAGGATAGTGGTATGGCAATGCATGGTAAAAGCTGGGAGATACGGCACACGGACGATGTACTGGCCTCAGCGGTGCGGCCGCCGCTGTCGCTGGCCACCTCCAGCTACAACTCCGAGCTGGTCCTGTGGAAGCTGGAGACCGGCCAGCCCTACAG GCGCTTCTCGTGCACGGAGCCGACGCTTCGCATCAAGATGCACTTCAGCAAGCGCGACTCGACCAAGCCGCTTACTGCAGATAAACTGGAAATGAAGTCAAAAAGGCAAACACCACAACGGAGGCTCGG TACTTCACGCGACAACGTGGACCCGACAGCAGCCATCAAGAAGGCGACGGAGCGCCGTATATCCGCGGGTGTGACCATGTCGGGCCGCGAGCAGAGCATGCGTCTCCTCGCCGTGCACGCCATGATCTTTCTGGAGACACGGCCGCAACATGCACACGTCG CTTCTCTAATGCTCTCCCTGGAGAATGGCAAGATACAGGGTTGGTCGGACCACTCGGCGGGCGGGTACCAAGGATCCTTCCACGCCGTCCACTCGGAGGGCGACTACGTGTCCTGTCTGGCCACTGATATTGACAACGAGTTCCTCTTCACCGGCACCACACTGGGCTACATTAAAGTGTGGCTGATGACTAATTACCTCACAAATACCACG gtacacatCAACATGCCGCGGCTGCGCCTGATGTTCCCGTTCCTGTGGCGGGACCGCATCGAGGGCCGCGCCAAGCGCAGTGTGCGCGACCAGCCCAAGCCGCTGCTGCTGAACAGCTACCGCGCACACCTCCGCTGCGTTACCTCTATTGCTTACATGGACGAACTTAAACTTTTCTTCAG CGGCAGTTCGGACTACAGCGTCCGAGTGTGGCGTCTGTCAGGCGAGTACCTGCAGACGCTGGGCAGCTTCCTGCCGTGGTCTCTCGAGGTGCCACGGTTCCCACCCGATGTGAGGAAGATCGCAAGCTTCACCACGTTCAAG GTGTGGCGCAGCGGCCACGTGTCGCGCTACGTGCCCGGGCAGAAGGTGGTGGACAAGCTGCGCGACATCACAGAGCAAGAGCTCAAGACCAAGACCTACGGCCAGGCACCCGACGAGCCGTTGCTTGGACATTATTTCTCGCTACCACGAAGACCAGATCCGATAGATATCATCAAACTCGACACGTCGTTAAATACG ATCCCGTTGTACGCGCACCTCCGCATGGCTTCGACACAACCAGTGCGACGGCCACCAACTCCCGAGCTGGTGCGTGAGACGCGGCTGAAACAAGCCAAGACAAAGAGGACCCATTTTGGCTCGAGTGCGACCACCCAAGGGCCACTGCAGCCCGCGGCGCAGCCAACACCGGCGTCCGACAATTCCTCTAAAACTGAAGAAAAGCGTACTTCTAACAACGTAAGGAACTCACAATAA